One stretch of Tribolium castaneum strain GA2 chromosome 5, icTriCast1.1, whole genome shotgun sequence DNA includes these proteins:
- the LOC659013 gene encoding isocitrate dehydrogenase [NADP], mitochondrial: protein MAGTLTKFSKSLNAVATKNGLLQGRNYGTQRVVAKNPVVEMDGDEMTRIIWEKIKERLIFPYVKLESLYFDLGLPHRDQTNDQVTIDAANAILKHNVGIKCATITPDEQRVQEFNLKKMWLSPNGTIRNILGGTVFREPILCKNIPKLVPGWTKPIVIGRHAHGDQYKAKDFVVTKPGTVELVYTSDDGKVEKYELFKYKGGGVALGMYNTDESIRAFAHSSFQVALNKGWPLYLSTKNTILKKYDGRFKDIFQEIYEKEYKSQYEAKKIWYEHRLIDDMVAQGLKSSGGFVWACKNYDGDVQSDIVAQGYGSLGMMTSVLMCPDGKTIESEAAHGTVTRHYREHQKGNPTSTNPIASIFAWTRGLEHRAKLDGTPDLAKFAQTLEKACVDCVESGKMTKDLAASIHGLPNVKPGMYLNTQDFLEAIAEELERQMK, encoded by the exons ATGGCCGGTACTTTGAccaaattttcgaaaagcttgaACGCTGTTGCCACAAAAAATGGGCTGCTGCAAGGGCGCAACT ATGGGACCCAGCGCGTGGTGGCCAAGAACCCCGTGGTGGAGATGGACGGCGACGAAATGACCCGAATCATCTGGGAGAAAATCAAAGAACGCCTAATCTTCCCCTACGTTAAACTCGAGTCTCTTTACTTCGACTTGGGGCTTCCCCACCGTGACCAAACCAACGACCAAGTGACCATCGACGCCGCCAACGCCATCCTCAAGCACAACGTGGGGATCAAATGCGCCACCATCACCCCCGACGAGCAGCGAGTCCAAGAAttcaacttgaaaaaaatgtggcTTTCCCCCAACGGCACCATCCGAAATATTTTAGGCGGGACGGTTTTCCGCGAACCcattttatgcaaaaacaTCCCCAAGCTGGTACCCGGCTGGACCAAGCCCATCGTCATCGGGCGTCACGCCCATGGCGACCAGTACAAAGCCAAAGATTTCGTTGTAACGAAACCAGGAACCGTCGAACTTGTCTACACTTCGGACGATGGTAAAGTCGAAAAGTACGAGCTTTTCAAGTACAAAGGGGGCGGCGTCGCCCTGGGGATGTACAACACGGATGAGAGCATCCGCGCCTTCGCCCATTCGTCCTTCCAGGTGGCCTTAAACAAAGGCTGGCCGCTGTATCTCTCCACCAAAAACACGATTTTGAAGAAGTACGACGGGAGGTTCAAAGACATCTTCCAGGAGATTTACGAAAAAGAGTACAAGTCTCAATACGAGGCGAAGAAAATCTGGTATGAGCACCGCTTGATTGACGACATGGTGGCCCAAGGGCTGAAATCGTCAGGTGGTTTCGTCTGGGCTTGCAAAAACTACGATGGAGACGTCCAGTCGGACATAGTCGCCCAAGGGTACGGTTCCCTGGGGATGATGACCTCGGTGCTGATGTGTCCCGACGGGAAGACCATCGAGTCGGAGGCCGCCCATGGGACGGTCACGAGGCACTACCGCGAGCACCAGAAGGGGAATCCCACGTCCACTAACCCCATAGCGTCCATTTTTGCCTGGACTAGGGGCCTGGAACATAGAGCCAAGCTTGATGGGACGCCCGATTTGGCCAAGTTTGCGCAAACTTTGGAGAAGGCGTGCGTTGATTGCGTCGAGTCAGGGAAAATGACCAAGGATTTGGCTGCGTCCATTCATGGGCTGCCCAATGTCAAGCCGGGGATGTATTTGAATACTCAAGACTTTTTAGAGGCGATCGCAGAGGAGTTGGAAAGGCAGATGAAGTGA
- the LOC658942 gene encoding NAD(P) transhydrogenase, mitochondrial: MARGILRVYYTRRNLLNNVDKQIVRTSNFHNQCPKYRKFSSQAVVEGIPFEKLSIGVPKELWQNEKRVALTPAVAQTLSKKGFTVNVEENAGLGAKFRNEDYEQAGGVIVDKKRTFDSDIILKVRQPLDTELGNFREGSTLISFLYPAQNKSLVDKLAERKINAFAMDCIPRITRAQVFDALSSMANVSGYRAVIEAANHFPRFFSGQITAAGKVPPAKILVVGGGVAGLAAIGQAKSMGAIVRAFDTRSVVKEQVESMGAEFLTINIEEEGGTSGGYSKEMSKEFIEAEHALFAKQCKEVDVVITTALIPGKKAPLLILKEHVLSMKPGSVIVDLAAEAGGNVETTKPGEVYSLNDITHIGLTDLSSRLPTQSSTLYANNVSKFLLSMGEKNHFRINLADEVVRGSIILQEGKLLWPPPAPVGPPPPPPVKKTETKVQETVAESPLMATVKDSLLCTTGIGTILGLGVLSPNPAFTSMLTTFGLSGIVGYHTVWGVTPALHSPLMSVTNAISGITAVGGLLLMGGGYYPTNSIEALAAAAAFVSFINVFGGFVVTKRMLDMFKRPEDPPEYSSLYGIPAAAFLGAYAWAAFQNLPEIHQAAYLAASLCCVGALAGLSSQKTSRLGNNIGMIGVSGGIAATLGQMAPSTEVLAQMAACVIAGGGLGTLIAKRIQITDLPQLVAGFHSLVGLAAVLTCTATFIHDFPNFATDPAANVVKTALFLGTYIGGVTFSGSLIAYGKLQGVLKSNPLLLPGRHALNMGLLLGNVGAGAYLFFDPSMMGGLGALGTTAALSTAMGVTLTSAIGGADMPVVITVLNSYSGWALCAEGFMLNNNLMTIVGALIGSSGAILSYIMCKAMNRSLPNVILGGYGTSSTGSGKPMEITGTHTEINVDGAVEAINNARSIIIVPGYGLCVAKAQYPIAEMVSMLKSQGKNVRFAIHPVAGRMPGQLNVLLAEAGVPYDDVLEMDEINDDFPETDLVLVIGANDTVNSAAVDDPNSPIAGMPVLNVWKSEHVIVMKRSLGVGYAAVDNPVFYKPNTSMLLGDAKKTCEQLLAKVISANK, from the exons ATGGCGAGAGGAATATTGCGCGTTTACTACACGCGAAGGAATCTCCTAAACAATGTAGATAAACAAATAGTCCGCACTTCGAATTTCCATAATCAGTGCCCcaaatatagaaaattttcaagtcAGGCGGTTGTTGAGGGAATCCCCTTCGAAAAGTTATCGATAGGGGTACCCAAGGAGCTGTGGCAGAATGAGAAACGAGTGGCTTTGACTCCGGCTGTGGCTCAGACTTTGAGCAAAAAAGGCTTTACCGTAAATGTGGAGGAAAACGCCGGTTTGGGGGCGAAATTCCGCAACGAGGATTACGAACAAGCCGGCGGTGTGATAGTTGACAAGAAACGAACGTTCGATTCTG atattattttaaaggtGAGGCAACCCCTAGACACCGAATTAGGCAATTTCCGCGAAGGCAGCACACTTATATCATTCCTGTACCCCGCTCAGAACAAGAGTCTAGTCGATAAATTAGCCGAACGCAAAATCAACGCTTTCG CAATGGACTGCATTCCACGCATCACCCGAGCTCAAGTTTTCGATGCTTTGAGCTCCATGGCTAATGTGTCCGGTTACCGAGCGGTTATTGAAGCCGCCAATCACTTCCCCCGATTTTTTTCCGGTCAAATCACAGCTGCTGGGAAAGTCCCCCCAGCTAAAATCCTTGTTGTGGGGGGCGGCGTCGCTGGACTGGCCGCCATCGGTCAGGCAAAAAGCATGGGGGCTATAGTCCGGGCGTTTGACACCCGAAGCGTGGTCAAAGAACAAGTCGAGTCAATGGGGGCCGAATTCCTCACAATTAATATTGAGGAGGAAGGGGGCACGTCAGGGGGCTACAGTAAGGAAATGTCGAAGGAGTTCATCGAAGCCGAACACGCGCTGTTTGCCAAACAGTGCAAAGAAGTGGACGTGGTTATAACCACGGCGTTGATTCCGGGCAAAAAAGCCCCACTTTTGATCCTTAAAGAGCACGTTTTGTCGATGAAACCCGGAAGTGTGATTGTGGATTTGGCCGCTGAGGCGGGCGGTAATGTCGAGACGACGAAACCCGGCGAAGTCTATAGCTTGAATGACATCACACATATCGGTTTAACCGATTTGTCAAGTCGGTTGCCGACGCAAAGCTCGACACTGTATGCTAATAACGTGTCAAAGTTTTTGCTATCGATGGGAGAGAAAAACCATTTTCGTATTAATCTGGCCGATGAGGTGGTCCGAGGAAGTATTATTTTGCAAGAAGGGAAGTTGCTGTGGCCGCCTCCGGCACCCGTGGGGCCTCCGCCGCCCCCGCCAGTCAAAAAGACCGAAACCAAAGTACAGGAAACTGTAGCTGAAAGCCCGCTAATGGCTACTGTTAAAGACTCACTCTTGTGTACCACTG GTATTGGCACGATATTAGGTTTGGGTGTTTTGTCACCCAACCCCGCTTTTACCTCAATGTTAACCACTTTCGGTTTATCTGGAATTGTGGGATATCATACTGTATGGGGAGTAACTCCTGCTTTACATTCTCCTCTTATGTCCGTAACCAATGCTATTTCAGGTATTACGGCTGTTGGGGGCTTGCTTCTTATGGGAGGCGGCTATTACCCCACTAATTCAATTGAA gcATTAGCAGCAGCCGCGGCGTTTGTCTCGTTTATTAACGTTTTCGGCGGTTTCGTCGTCACTAAACGAATGTTAGACATGTTTAAAAG ACCAGAAGACCCCCCTGAATATAGCAGCCTTTACGGCATCCCCGCCGCCGCCTTTCTGGGGGCGTACGCTTGGGCGGCCTTCCAAAACCTCCCCGAAATCCACCAAGCCGCCTATCTCGCAGCCTCCTTATGCTGTGTTGGCGCTCTCGCAGGCCTCAGCTCGCAAAAGACCTCCCGTTTGGGCAACAACATCGGAATG ATTGGAGTTTCGGGAGGAATCGCCGCAACTCTCGGCCAGATGGCCCCCAGCACTGAAGTGTTAGCCCAAATGGCCGCTTGTGTGATCGCGGGCGGCGGTCTTGGAACACTCATCGCTAAAAGAATCCAAATCACGGATTTGCCACAACTCGTTGCAGGGTTCCACAGTCTGGTAGGATTGGCAGCCGTGCTGACTTGTACCGCTACTTTTATTCACGATTTTCCGAATTTTGCTACTGATCCGGCGGCTAATGTGGTCAAAACGGCACTGTTCTTGGGCACCTACATCGGTGGGGTGACTTTTAGTGGGTCATTAATCGCATATGGGAAGCTCCAAGGGGTTTTGAAGTCGAATCCGTTGCTTTTACCCGGGCGACATGCCCTGAATATGGGTCTGTTGTTGGGAAATGTGGGCGCAGGGGCCTACTTGTTTTTCGACCCGAGTATGATGGGTGGGTTGGGGGCGTTAGGGACGACGGCTGCGTTGTCCACAGCCATGGGTGTGACCCTTACTTCGGCAATAGGTGGCGCTGATATGCCTGTGGTGATTACGGTCTTGAACAGTTACTCTGGATGGGCCCTCTGTGCGGAAGGTTTCATgttgaataataatttaatgacGATTGTTGGCGCTTTGATTGGGTCGAGTGGTGCCATCCTGTCGTATATTATGTGCAAGGCCATGAATAGGTCACTCCCTAACGTAATCCTAGGCGGTTATGGCACCTCCAGCACCGGTTCAGGCAAACCGATGGAAATCACCGGCACTCACACCGAAATCAATGTAGATGGCGCTGTGGAAGCCATCAACAACGCTCGTAGTATTATTATCGTTCCTGGATACGGTTTATGTGTGGCGAAGGCGCAATATCCAATCGCCGAAATGGTCAGCATGCTCAAAAGTCAGGGCAAAAATGTTAGATTTGCCATACATCCAGTAGCCGGCCGTATGCCAGGCCAACTGAACGTGCTTTTGGCCGAAGCTGGAGTCCCCTATGACGATGTCCTCGAAATGGACGAAATAAACGACGACTTCCCCGAAACTGACTTGGTGCTGGTGATTGGAGCCAACGACACCGTCAACAGCGCCGCTGTAGACGACCCCAACTCGCCTATTGCTGGAATGCCCGTCCTCAACGTCTGGAAATCAGAGCATGTGATTGTCATGAAACGATCACTAGGTGTAGGCTACGCCGCCGTCGATAATCCAGTTTTCTACAAACCCAACACGTCCATGTTACTTGGCGATGCCAAGAAAACATGTGAGCAACTCCTAGCAAAAGTGATAAGTGCTAATAAATAA